Proteins encoded together in one Undibacterium sp. CCC3.4 window:
- a CDS encoding polysaccharide biosynthesis/export family protein, producing MHQIIKSTLPVFAIFAASCVFAQQTDNGADVNTNANASTSTALKAAPHITNQGAAQNNNNNTADYNGDAAARRDLSAKRQEPSEFQNFIKYATGKNLALFGSEFFSSPQAGFVPAQNTPLPTDYVLGSGDEVQVRAWGSVDIDYRATVDRSGNINLPTIGNIQLSGVKAGDADAVIRAAIAKQYRDVTSSVNFGRVRAMTVYVVGQAKRPGSYTVSGFSTLVTALLASGGPNANGSMRNVQVKRAGKVVGSLDLYAFIAKGDKSNDVKLQDGDTIYIPPASGHIALVGKVNTPAVYELRSANESIASILELAGGLPVIADPRRVFLERIDNAKAQPRTIEDFALDQAGLKKILKGGDMLTVASITPEFSNAVSLRGNVNQALRVPFKAGMRIRDLIPNRAALVTRASIQRQNDVLGQNDVQGQSDDPDAKGKQGLGTFQDNKRDVRENAFSIASSIGNLIDDVNWDYAVIERIDRDTLNVSLIPFNLGRAMENPANPDNLMLQAGDAVTIFSQNDIQVPIAKRKVFARIEGEVNVPGVYQMSPGDNLQTLIAKAGGPTTNAYLFGTEFYRERARQEQQANLERVTRRLEAQVRSEGARSAANQGVSATPAAAAIKLAAEQKAASEAVAKLREMKATGRIAFSLAANDENFDKLPVLKLENGDQLIIPSRPDFVHVFGALSQESSIIWRKGLSVDNYLAEAGPTSEADIDNTFILRANGSVLSNTGRGWFSSVGSSQVMPGDTIVVPERLNKQTTYQQFIVGLKDWATILTGFGLGAAAIKSLKN from the coding sequence GCGCTGATGTCAACACCAACGCCAATGCCAGCACTAGCACTGCGCTTAAAGCGGCACCGCACATCACTAATCAAGGCGCTGCGCAAAATAACAATAACAATACCGCTGATTACAATGGCGATGCGGCTGCGCGGCGCGATCTGTCCGCGAAACGGCAGGAACCGAGCGAATTTCAGAATTTTATTAAATACGCCACCGGTAAAAATTTAGCGCTGTTTGGAAGTGAATTTTTTTCCAGTCCGCAGGCAGGCTTTGTGCCGGCCCAAAACACCCCGCTGCCTACCGACTATGTGCTCGGCAGTGGCGATGAAGTGCAGGTGCGCGCTTGGGGCAGTGTCGATATCGATTATCGTGCCACGGTTGATCGCAGCGGTAACATCAATTTGCCGACCATCGGCAATATTCAGCTTTCTGGTGTCAAGGCAGGCGATGCCGATGCGGTGATCCGCGCGGCTATCGCCAAGCAGTACCGCGATGTCACCAGCAGCGTTAATTTTGGCCGCGTGCGGGCGATGACCGTGTATGTGGTTGGGCAGGCCAAGAGACCAGGTTCGTATACGGTGTCGGGTTTCTCTACTCTGGTAACGGCCTTGCTGGCCAGTGGCGGGCCGAATGCCAATGGCTCCATGCGTAATGTGCAAGTCAAACGCGCCGGTAAAGTGGTCGGCAGTCTTGATTTATATGCCTTTATCGCCAAGGGCGACAAGAGCAATGATGTCAAGCTGCAGGATGGCGATACCATCTATATTCCACCGGCCAGCGGCCATATTGCCTTGGTTGGCAAGGTCAATACCCCGGCCGTGTACGAACTGCGCTCGGCCAATGAAAGCATTGCCAGCATTCTCGAACTCGCCGGTGGCTTGCCTGTCATCGCCGATCCGCGTCGGGTTTTTTTAGAGCGTATTGATAATGCCAAGGCGCAGCCGCGCACGATAGAAGATTTCGCGCTCGATCAAGCTGGTTTGAAGAAAATCCTGAAAGGCGGCGACATGCTCACCGTTGCTTCGATTACGCCGGAGTTTTCTAACGCAGTTAGTTTGCGCGGCAATGTTAATCAAGCCTTGCGAGTGCCGTTTAAGGCTGGCATGCGCATACGCGATTTGATACCGAACCGCGCAGCGTTGGTCACGCGCGCCTCGATACAGCGCCAGAATGATGTGCTGGGGCAGAATGATGTACAGGGGCAGAGCGATGATCCTGATGCCAAGGGAAAACAGGGCCTCGGCACTTTTCAGGATAATAAAAGGGATGTGCGTGAAAATGCGTTCTCGATTGCCAGCAGCATCGGCAATTTGATCGATGATGTCAATTGGGATTATGCTGTGATTGAACGCATCGATCGCGACACCCTCAATGTTAGCCTGATCCCCTTCAATTTGGGTCGGGCCATGGAAAATCCGGCCAACCCCGATAACCTTATGTTGCAAGCCGGTGATGCGGTGACGATTTTTTCTCAAAACGATATTCAGGTGCCAATTGCCAAGCGCAAGGTGTTTGCACGCATCGAGGGTGAAGTCAATGTGCCGGGTGTGTACCAAATGAGTCCCGGTGACAATTTGCAAACGCTGATCGCCAAAGCCGGTGGCCCTACCACGAACGCCTATTTATTCGGCACCGAGTTTTATCGTGAGCGTGCGCGTCAAGAGCAGCAGGCTAATTTGGAACGCGTTACGCGTCGTCTCGAAGCACAAGTGCGCAGTGAGGGGGCACGTTCGGCTGCGAATCAGGGCGTCTCGGCCACTCCTGCAGCGGCGGCCATCAAGCTGGCAGCCGAACAAAAGGCTGCCAGTGAAGCCGTGGCTAAGTTGCGTGAAATGAAAGCCACCGGCCGGATTGCTTTCAGTTTGGCTGCCAACGACGAAAATTTTGATAAGCTGCCGGTTTTGAAGTTGGAAAATGGCGATCAACTGATCATCCCTAGCCGGCCAGATTTTGTTCATGTATTCGGCGCGCTGAGCCAAGAATCGTCGATTATCTGGAGAAAAGGTTTGTCGGTGGATAACTACTTGGCCGAAGCTGGCCCAACTTCCGAAGCCGATATCGACAACACCTTTATCTTGCGGGCCAATGGTTCTGTCTTGTCAAACACTGGGCGCGGTTGGTTCTCGAGTGTAGGTTCTTCGCAAGTCATGCCGGGCGATACGATTGTTGTACCGGAACGCTTGAATAAACAAACGACTTACCAGCAATTCATTGTTGGTTTGAAAGATTGGGCAACGATACTCACTGGTTTCGGCCTCGGTGCAGCCGCAATTAAATCTTTGAAAAATTAA